The Candidatus Hydrogenedentota bacterium genome includes a region encoding these proteins:
- a CDS encoding trypsin-like peptidase domain-containing protein translates to MTLRYRLFLTLPALCALLLAPGCATLDGTGQSAVLRAKNRVAPALVHIKPVKEVYAAGRRTEMLAVGSGFIISPDGYVVTNEHVAGESSQVQCILGDRREVSARVVGTDPETDIAVLKLDVDSPLPWVRMGRSDNLESGQTVLALGSPHGLARSVSLGIISVTDRYIGDSGNMVSPFNNWIQTDAAINPGNSGGPLVNLKGEVIGVNARVLSGAENVGFAIPIDIAREVVDAIIADGRMHRGWLGVTLQEMLAKSDNPDGRGVIISDVDRLSPAMEGGLKPGDILMAVNGTPVNARHEEDLPAVRRAIAKLPVGEPATLSVERGGESLEVSVKTEENVSLRGTQAEFAEWGFTATEVTPEVARRAQLSRRTGVLVTGVNPGGRAALAGLQQGDIILTMDNAEMADLAGFRAAYQAGLEEGRRLIMLFAQRGALTRYVLVNAAAEPAAAQSGEENGANAE, encoded by the coding sequence ATGACCTTGAGATACCGTTTGTTTCTGACCCTGCCGGCGCTTTGCGCGCTGCTGTTGGCGCCGGGATGCGCCACCCTGGACGGCACGGGCCAGTCCGCCGTGCTGCGTGCCAAGAACCGGGTCGCCCCGGCGCTGGTGCACATCAAGCCGGTGAAGGAGGTCTACGCGGCGGGCCGCCGAACCGAGATGCTCGCCGTCGGCAGCGGCTTCATCATCAGCCCCGACGGTTATGTTGTCACCAACGAGCACGTTGCCGGGGAGAGCAGCCAGGTCCAGTGCATCCTCGGCGACCGCCGCGAGGTTTCCGCCCGCGTGGTGGGCACGGACCCGGAGACGGACATCGCGGTGCTCAAACTGGATGTGGACAGCCCGCTTCCCTGGGTGCGGATGGGCCGCTCGGACAACTTGGAGTCCGGCCAGACCGTGCTCGCCCTGGGCAGCCCCCACGGCCTCGCGCGGTCGGTCTCCCTGGGCATCATCAGCGTCACCGACCGCTACATCGGCGACTCCGGGAACATGGTGTCACCCTTCAACAACTGGATTCAGACGGACGCCGCCATCAACCCCGGCAACAGCGGCGGGCCGCTGGTGAATCTCAAGGGCGAGGTGATAGGCGTGAACGCCCGCGTGCTCAGCGGCGCCGAGAATGTCGGTTTTGCCATCCCGATAGACATCGCCCGCGAGGTGGTGGACGCCATTATCGCCGACGGACGCATGCACCGGGGCTGGCTCGGTGTCACCCTGCAGGAGATGCTGGCAAAATCGGACAACCCGGACGGGCGCGGGGTGATCATCTCCGACGTGGACCGGCTCTCCCCCGCCATGGAGGGCGGCCTGAAGCCGGGCGACATCCTCATGGCGGTGAACGGGACACCCGTGAACGCCCGCCACGAGGAGGACCTGCCCGCCGTGCGCCGCGCCATCGCGAAACTGCCCGTCGGCGAGCCCGCCACGCTCAGCGTCGAGCGCGGCGGCGAAAGCCTTGAAGTCTCCGTGAAGACCGAGGAAAACGTGTCCCTGCGGGGCACCCAGGCGGAGTTCGCCGAGTGGGGCTTCACGGCCACCGAGGTCACGCCCGAAGTGGCGCGGCGGGCGCAGCTTTCCCGCCGCACGGGCGTGCTGGTCACCGGCGTGAACCCCGGCGGGCGCGCCGCCCTGGCGGGTCTCCAGCAGGGGGACATCATTCTTACCATGGACAACGCCGAGATGGCGGACCTCGCCGGATTCCGCGCCGCATACCAGGCGGGGCTGGAGGAGGGGCGTCGCCTTATCATGCTTTTTGCGCAACGGGGCGCGCTCACGCGCTACGTGCTTGTAAACGCCGCCGCGGAGCCCGCCGCGGCCCAGTCTGGAGAGGAGAACGGCGCAAATGCGGAGTAA
- a CDS encoding PDZ domain-containing protein yields MRSKHQFLAVLLALCGGLASAAQDDFSVAALNAAYDRCSPSLCMVAFTQEVLDPRSGETRRRDGNSLGLIVRADGLVMTHGHLVLENADPVDVRVRVGRGADVKEYPATVLRKPDDVNVVFLQMQSDTPLNLPVVQFKPGASLRLGEPVAVFGLMGDTLDFEPGLAVVRVNAVLDEPRLTYALDGAMRFGFVNGPVINTRGEVVGVVGFDLGRNEGGDLYTRSGHPLVYQTDLFRHHITNPPGEEAHDSQREEAWLGVFTQPLKAEFAEYWGLENTGGLIVSTVVPGSPAAAAGIQSGDIIKTFDGKPMRATQDRDVLGFTKLVRDTGTGATVTMELLRGGQPLSLEITLAALPTSAQEAGEYEDNVLGLVVREITRDVRIALNIAEDVKGVIVRRVKSGSPAQLGKMRPGVIVLAIGDHPVETLQDFEEAMDKLRETKPAEVAIFARVGPATGFFRVQPRW; encoded by the coding sequence ATGCGGAGTAAACACCAGTTCCTTGCGGTGCTGCTGGCGCTGTGCGGCGGCCTTGCGTCCGCGGCCCAGGACGACTTTTCCGTCGCGGCCCTCAACGCCGCCTATGACCGCTGCTCGCCCTCCCTGTGCATGGTCGCCTTCACCCAGGAGGTGCTGGACCCGCGCTCGGGCGAGACCCGCCGCCGTGACGGCAACAGCCTCGGGCTCATCGTCCGCGCCGACGGGCTGGTCATGACCCACGGGCACCTGGTCCTGGAAAACGCCGATCCCGTGGATGTCCGCGTCCGTGTGGGCCGGGGCGCCGACGTGAAGGAATACCCCGCCACGGTCCTGCGCAAGCCGGACGACGTGAACGTGGTTTTCCTCCAAATGCAGTCTGACACGCCCCTGAACCTGCCCGTGGTCCAGTTCAAGCCCGGCGCCTCCCTGCGCCTGGGAGAGCCCGTCGCCGTGTTCGGGCTCATGGGCGACACCCTCGACTTCGAGCCCGGCCTTGCCGTGGTCCGGGTCAACGCCGTGCTTGACGAGCCCCGCCTGACCTACGCCCTGGACGGCGCCATGCGTTTCGGGTTTGTCAACGGTCCGGTCATCAACACCCGCGGCGAGGTGGTCGGCGTGGTCGGCTTCGACCTCGGCCGCAACGAGGGCGGCGACCTTTACACGCGCAGCGGGCACCCGCTGGTCTACCAGACGGACCTCTTCCGCCACCACATCACCAATCCCCCGGGCGAGGAGGCCCACGACAGCCAGCGCGAGGAGGCCTGGCTCGGGGTTTTCACCCAGCCCCTCAAGGCGGAGTTTGCCGAATACTGGGGACTGGAGAACACCGGCGGGCTCATTGTCAGCACCGTGGTGCCCGGTTCCCCCGCCGCCGCCGCGGGCATCCAGTCCGGCGACATCATCAAGACCTTTGACGGCAAGCCCATGCGCGCCACCCAGGACCGCGACGTGCTGGGTTTCACCAAACTCGTCCGCGACACGGGCACCGGCGCCACCGTCACGATGGAGCTGCTGCGCGGGGGGCAGCCCCTCTCCCTTGAGATCACCCTCGCCGCCCTGCCCACCTCGGCGCAGGAGGCCGGGGAGTACGAGGACAATGTCCTCGGGCTTGTGGTCCGGGAAATCACCCGCGACGTGCGCATCGCCTTGAACATCGCCGAGGATGTCAAGGGCGTCATTGTGCGCCGGGTGAAGTCCGGAAGCCCCGCCCAACTGGGCAAGATGCGCCCCGGTGTCATCGTGCTCGCCATAGGTGACCACCCGGTGGAGACCCTTCAGGACTTCGAGGAGGCCATGGACAAACTGCGCGAAACCAAGCCCGCGGAAGTGGCCATTTTCGCGCGCGTCGGCCCCGCCACGGGATTCTTCCGTGTCCAGCCGCGCTGGTAG
- a CDS encoding acetolactate synthase large subunit, which yields MNAAELFVKCLEQEGTKFIFGLPGEENAHFMMALEKSSIKFIMTRHEQAAAFMAETYGKLTGEAGVCLATLGPGATNLVTGVASANSDRSPMVVITGQADSQRQHKESHQHIDVVSLFRPITKWATPIIHPDNIPEVVRRAFKQATREKPGACHIEISDDIAALPAAKNPVRVNYLRRSVADDKIVNMAMATIRGAKNPVILAGNGTIRTRASKQLRIFTEMTGIPVVSTFMGKGCVSREADECLFTIGLQTRNLANAALDAADAVITVGYDLVEYPPRGWNKWNDKKIVHIDFLPAVVDINYQLEVEVVGDLAHTLWMMNERIRANPQHWESKYMQATRAKLKEVFAEHRDDDTEGIVRPQKALWDVRKALGPNDILLSDVGSHKMWVAQYYHCDEPNTCLIPNGFCSMGCALPGAIAAKLVHPERRVMALCGDGGFLMNVQEMETAVRYKANIVVMVWVDNGYNLIEWKQSNEFGHHTELSFGNPDFVQLADAFGCKGIKVGRSRDLAAAIEEAFDADKPAIIAVPIDYRENDRLNEKLRIIV from the coding sequence ATGAACGCAGCGGAATTGTTTGTAAAGTGTCTTGAGCAGGAAGGCACCAAGTTCATCTTCGGCCTCCCCGGCGAGGAAAACGCCCACTTCATGATGGCGCTCGAGAAGTCGTCCATCAAGTTCATCATGACCCGGCATGAGCAGGCCGCCGCGTTCATGGCCGAGACCTACGGCAAGCTCACCGGCGAGGCCGGGGTTTGCCTCGCAACCCTCGGGCCGGGCGCGACCAACCTGGTCACCGGCGTGGCCAGCGCCAACAGCGACCGGTCCCCCATGGTCGTCATCACCGGCCAGGCCGACTCGCAGCGCCAGCACAAGGAGAGCCACCAGCACATTGACGTGGTTTCCCTTTTCCGGCCCATCACCAAATGGGCCACCCCCATCATCCATCCCGACAACATCCCCGAGGTGGTCCGCCGCGCCTTCAAACAGGCGACCCGCGAAAAACCGGGCGCGTGCCACATCGAAATATCCGACGACATCGCCGCCCTGCCGGCCGCGAAGAACCCCGTCAGGGTGAACTACCTGCGCCGCTCCGTGGCGGATGACAAAATCGTCAACATGGCCATGGCCACCATCCGCGGCGCGAAGAACCCGGTCATCCTCGCGGGCAACGGCACCATACGCACCCGTGCCAGCAAGCAGCTCCGCATCTTCACCGAAATGACCGGCATCCCCGTGGTCAGCACCTTCATGGGCAAGGGCTGCGTGTCCCGCGAGGCGGACGAGTGCCTGTTCACCATCGGCCTCCAGACCCGCAACCTGGCCAACGCCGCCCTGGACGCCGCCGACGCGGTCATCACCGTCGGCTATGACCTGGTCGAGTACCCGCCGCGCGGCTGGAACAAGTGGAACGACAAGAAAATCGTCCACATTGACTTCCTGCCCGCCGTGGTGGACATCAACTATCAGCTCGAAGTCGAGGTCGTCGGCGATCTGGCCCACACGCTCTGGATGATGAACGAGCGCATCCGCGCCAACCCCCAGCACTGGGAGTCGAAGTACATGCAGGCGACCCGCGCGAAGCTCAAGGAAGTCTTCGCCGAGCACCGGGACGACGACACCGAGGGCATTGTCCGCCCGCAGAAGGCGCTGTGGGACGTGCGCAAGGCCCTGGGCCCGAACGACATCCTCCTCAGCGACGTGGGCTCGCACAAGATGTGGGTCGCCCAGTACTACCACTGCGACGAGCCCAACACCTGCCTCATCCCCAACGGCTTCTGCTCGATGGGCTGCGCCCTGCCGGGCGCCATTGCCGCGAAACTGGTCCATCCGGAGCGGCGCGTGATGGCCCTCTGCGGGGACGGCGGCTTCCTCATGAACGTCCAGGAGATGGAGACCGCCGTCCGGTACAAGGCCAACATCGTCGTCATGGTCTGGGTGGACAACGGATACAACCTCATCGAGTGGAAGCAGTCGAACGAGTTCGGCCATCACACCGAGCTGTCCTTTGGGAATCCGGACTTCGTCCAGCTTGCCGACGCCTTCGGCTGCAAGGGCATCAAGGTGGGGCGCTCCCGCGACCTGGCCGCCGCCATCGAGGAGGCCTTTGACGCGGACAAGCCCGCCATCATCGCCGTCCCGATTGACTACCGGGAGAACGACCGGCTGAACGAAAAGCTGCGGATTATCGTCTGA